aagaacactggagtgggttgccatttccttctccaatgcatgaaagtgaaaaatgagagtgaagtcgctcagtcgtgtctgactcttagcgaccccatggaccgcagcctaccaggttcctccgtccatggtattttcaggcaagagtactggagtagggtgccattgccttctctgaatggtTAGTTTAGTCAGAACTAAATAATATAAGCAGTAAGTCTATTTAAGcaagcacacacaaacatatgccAAAATAAGCCAAAACTGCTGAAATGGAACAAAGAAATGAGAGATACATACTGAATACTTTCCCACCCCCTGGGGAATAGGGGCATCTTCTCCTTCCTTAAACTGCCACACACCAGTGGGCCCCAGGGTCAGCCTGAATGTTAAACATTAGTAAAGCTTAATCTATCTCATtagaaaacaaggaaacagaaataaaattctaatgttctcatttttcacaccccTTCCTGGTGCCTGGTGGAGGCTGCTGCCCTTCCAAGCCATGGTGATCCACCCATGGGACCCACAAGCTGCTTGCTTCTTATTGCAGGTGGTGGAAATTTGGAGACCTTGGGTCTTCTCATGGGCCTCCCAGCTGGCtcaaggggtaaagaatctgcctgtcagtagaggagacgcaggagacatgggttcaatccctgggtcaggaagatccactagaggaggaaatggcaacctgctgcagtattcttgcctggaaaatcccagggacaggggtgcctggtgggctatagtccatagggtactcaagagttggacacgactgagctactgagcatgcacgcacacaggaGTGAGCCCAGGGGCTCTGTCCTCAAGGCAGGAGAACATGACTAGTATGATcagcttttctgggtgcctgtgCAGGTGAGCAGAAGATGGGTGCTCATCGTGGAAGTTCACATTCAGAGTAGTATGTGGGGCTGCTCCGTCTCGAGGAGACTTGCTCAGACTTTATTTCCAACAGCTAACttgggagatggggattgacatatacatgctattatatataaaatagataactaacaaggacctactgtaaagcacaaggaacactactcagtactctgtaatgacctatatgagaaaagaatctaaaaaaagattgGCCATATGTGTatggataactgattcactttgctatacacctgaaactaacacaactttgtaaatcaactacactcaagtaaagcaaacaaaacaaaacaaaaacccagtgagGCGTAAGTGATTGAGCGCCAGAAACCTGGACAACCACAGATCACCCTCTGCCCAGGTCTTACCCCTCCTCGCGCCCTGGGGACTCTCCTCCCCCCTTCCTTGTACTCTGGGCCTCCTACTTTGACAGATGGTGCTTATTAAGCACCACAGATTGTTTTTCTCATGGTCCCCTCTCCACCCCTAACTTCTACTTAACAATTTTTAGCCTACTCTCTTCCTTGCCATTTTCCTAAGCTATTTACAGAAGTGAAGTGAGATCATGTGAGCGCTGGCTATTAcagataattttataattttgacaCAGCTATCCATACAGCCATACATGTTTTACACACACTCTTTAATCAGAGGTAGAGAAGTTACCGAGTCCTGAGAGTAAGAAGAAAAGAGCCGAGTCTGtcccccagcccctctctgcCACAGCACATCCTGGGTTGATGCCCAAGAGCTCTTCTCTGGGCTGTAGCTGACAGCTGAGAGCCTGTCATCTTTCATAACCATCGTTTATTTTTCCCAGAATGTATCACCTTGCTCTCACCATGATGAAGCTCATCTGCCTCTTTTCTGCCCACTCATCCTTCCTGCTGTTTATCACcaccagcttggcatttcaccaTCCAGGAGAGCCTAGTGTTTCTAGAAACGTGGAAACATCACTTGTGCTACAGCTAAACATCATTTACAGAAGCATCAGCTCAGACTGGCCCCAACACTTCTCCATGTTGGGGCCCATCAACTTTTCCAGTAAAGGGCCCACTCAAATTACCTTTGGCATTCTCTCTTCAAACTAGTTCACTCCCATTGCTATGCCATTCTCCCAGCAGAGTTCTGGTACTTCTCCTTTCCTTGTAATGTTCCAACGGTGCTTATTCTCAGAGCACTGGCTTCATAATCTTTTTATTTGAGCTCCTTTATCAATCTTGGTTTAAGGAAGCTCCTGTTTTTTTCTACAAGGATGGACTTTGCAGCTGTCTCAGTCTCATCTCCTTGTGCGAGTCACATAAGCTGCATAATCACCTTTCTATTTCCATTCTCAGAGATTCTCAAATACTGTAAACAATCCATTACTTTTCATGGCTGGGGAATGGGTACTGTTGTTGAAACATGGTTAAGAGAATTGTCACTGACTAAAAGAGCCTTTTTAAGGCTTGTATGCAGGAAGAAGAGAATAGTTTTTGCCATGACCTAGCCTAGATCTTCTTGGTGTTTCCCCcaaacaaacacatgcacactaGTTTGACCTGTTTTCCCGGGTATTCCCAGGGCACTCCTGACCTTGGCTTCCAAAGTTCATGCTCTTCCTCTCAGTCGGCAGTGCTTCTCCCTGGTGAGTCGCCAACATGGTCCCCCTGCAAAAGATGGAGACAGAAGGATGGGCAGAAGGAAACAAGTCCAagatagccacatgcaaaagtcTGTcccaaagcaattatcctccaattaaaaataaattgaaaaaaaaagtctgccccCCCCCCTACCCCCGAGCCCTCCCTTGGTGCACACACTCTCCCTTGAATCGTGTGCCTGTTGGAAAGAGTATTGGCTCTCCAGCCCTCCCCCGGGAGTTGTCAGAGTTGACCAGATTGATGTCTTGATGCTATttcatcaaataaataataaaactacaCAGGTATCTTTACTACAGGGCTTTTCAGAGCCTTTAATAAGCTGTCTGGTGTGGCACAACATCAAAAGCCAGCCACAATATATAGTCATCTACAAACTCATTTAGCTGACCACAAAACCTTCTCCCCTGCAACATCTGACAGGACCAGTGTTCTGTAAGATACATGTTGGGGCATGCCGTGATTGGTGGGTCCTACCTTCAGTAGGTCGGAATCATGCTAAATGTTAGGGAGCTTGTGAGTGCTGGCCCTCCTTCTAAAGATTTTAATACTGACAGTTAGGAGTAGAGTGTGGGAATCTGCCTGGTTGCTGTTTTTTCTTAAAGCTTCTCTTCTAATTCGATGATCCGTAATCCCTCTGCTCTAGCCTCTTGATTGTTAGGCTTCAGAGATTCAATACCTGTGACCCTCCTGAGGGCTCAGCATAGAAGCTTGTACCACAAGTCCCTTTGTAGGTAAATGACACGTTCTTTTACAAGAGAAATGGCTGAGAACATATGTGGGAAACCACCCAAGGCCTTTGTGATTTGGGGGAAATTGCTGGCCTATTTCAATGACTTTAGAAACCACCTCCTGATACTGTAGCCATCCCCACCTATCCACATTCAAGTCCACCTTCAGAGCCCAGAATTTCCACCAGCTGTTCTCACTCATGCCAATTTGGGCTGTTTCACATGTTAAAGTATTTTGCTTCATTTGTCTCTACCCTGCCTCCCTGCAGGACCATATTCAGAGTAGGACTCAATTAATATTGGAGAAAGAGGGGAGGGCGTCCCCCACAGCACTTCTACAGAGTTGAACAAagagtaaatgctcagtaattGCAGAGAAACCAAGGAACAAAAGAAACCTTGGCCCAAAAGAGACCAAAAACAGTTAAGATTGACTCTAGAATTAAAAAGCAAGCAGAGAAGTGTGGTATGTGTGGCAACAAGAGTAAGCATCTTACCCTGCTGAGATGATAGCAACTTCAACATTGTTCATTTTTTAGGTCAATGATCTATGTATCATTAGTGGCTCAGGAAGAGGCCAAATTGTCCCATTTTGCCTGAGCTTTTCAAATTTTAGCACCAGAAGTCCACCATACAGGAAACCCCTCAGTCCTGGCAACTCAGGGCGGTTGGTCACTCTACTCAAAAAACACAGTTTGGTAACTAGATAAAACTGGGAAATGCTTCACCACACtctgggcttccttagtggctaaagtgataaagaatccacctgccaagcagaagacatgggttcagtcactgggttgggaagatgccctagagaagaaaatggcaacccactccagtattcttgcctggaaagtcccatgctcagaggagcctaatgagtccatggggtcaaaagagtgatagaacttagtgactaaacaacaagaacattTCCACACTCTACTCACCTGAATTAGTTTCCTACAGCtgttataacaaattaccacaaacttaatgatttcagttcagttcagtccctcagtcctgtccgactccttacgaccccatgaatcgcagcacgccaggcctccctgtccatcaccaactcccagaatttactcaaactcatgtccatcgagtcggtgatgccatccagccatctcaacctctgtcatccccttctcctcctgtccccaatccctcccagcatcagggtcttttccaatgagtcaactctttgcatgaggtggccaaagtattggagtttcagcttcagcatcagtccttccaatgaacacccaggactgatctcctttaggatttaaGACTATATAAATTTATCGCCACACAGCTTTAGAGATCAGACATCCTGAATGAGTTTTATAGGTCTGAAAACCAATGTGTCAGCAGGGCTGCATTTtttctgaaggctctagggggTAATCTGTTCCCTTGCCCGTTTGAACTTCTAGAGGCCGGCTGTGTTCCTTGACTGATGCAGTTCTCTCTCCCATCTTTGAAGCCAGACATTACATCCCTTTGATCCTCTGCCCCCATCATCAAGTCTTTTTTCtgactctctctccctctttcacttATAAAGAGTCTTGTAATTGCATCAGGCTTACTGGCTAATCCAGGGTAATTTCTCCATCTCCAAATTCTTAACTTAGTCATATCTAAGAAGTCTATTTTACCAGGTAAGGTAGTACATGCACAGATTCCAAGACTAAGATGTGGACATTTTGGGGATCATTATTCTACCAATTATACCCACCCATCTCTGACAGCTGATAAAACACCttaatatattaaagaaatatttttaaagtctcataGGAAAGAAATCTGTTTAATATTGCTTAACCTAATGTTTTCCAAACCTTTTTGATCAAGAAATTCTTTATTCAGggagtattatgctaagtaaaataagtcagagaaagacaaatactgtatgatacccattatacatggaatctaaaaaatacaacaaattagtgaatataacaaaaaagaagcagactcacagatatagagaataaacaaTCGGTTACCATAGCAACCTTCttctggagagggagagaggagggacaaAACAGGGGTGGGGGATTACCCGGTATagactattatgtataaaataagctacaaggatatattgcacaACACAGGAAatttaaccaatattttataattatggagtaaaacttttaaaaaaaaaaaaagaaactcattatTCCTCCAAAAAGAACAGCACTTAACATCTCATGGAACAACACTGCTCTTACAAAAGAGCAGGATTCAAATTGGTGTGTGCACCATGGTGAGTCCAGAAACTTGCCATGCGATGAGCAGATGAGGAGAGTTTTGAGGGAATCGATATCTAAGTCCAACTCCTCTTTCTCACTTCAATACTCTTCTAAATTCAACTGTCAGAACAACAATCTGAGGTCAAAGCGCAGtgatccttccttctttccactgGTTCCATCATGGAGTTCCCACCCATAAAGAATCTTATTGGAACAAATATCAATACATTTCACTGGGGTGCAAAACCTGGTCAAACAAAGTGATGATGTGCCCCTACTGATCTCACTTGGAGGTACATGtccaataaaactattttctatGTTTAGTATTTATAACAGCTTAATACTTCTACCCAAAATAATTAGAATGAtaactttttaaggaatttttttaaggATTGGAGATTTTGATCACTAGAATTATCTTTTagtttaaatttcaatttttatgtaTCCTTTGGTTATAGAGAATTATGATGTCttgattaaataaaacattttcaagcaTAAAAACAGATACTAAGTTAAAGTTCTTTAGATGTCATAGATATacaattttaagtagaaaaaagaacaatgttGCAGCTCTCATTTTTAAAGGAGAGCTTGCTCCTGTCATTTTCAAATGGACAATAATGGATGTTATATCACTGTGGTGTGTCCTGTTTACACTGgacacttttaaaagaataatttaacaCATTGATTTTAAagtatcaatatttaaaatatctagacatgtaatatattttgaaattataactGTTTAACCATAAGGTGAAAAATAACTCACTGTCAAGTTAAAAAATATGCAAGGAAGTACTCgtttttcaaaattcttatgGGGATATAAGAACAAAAGGTGTGATGACccctgctctgggaaaaactaTTAAGaatgctagtggtaaaaagaACAGGGTTTGGAATCTGGCTAGCAAGAAAGCCTCGGTACAAACATCAGCTTCCCGCAGCTCTCAGCGATAAAACCATGAAGTGCCTGGCTCAAGCCAGTGTTCCCTCATTCAACAATAGCTGCCAAGGGCCACCTGGGTCCAGGGGGCCCACTGAGTCCAGTGGGGCTTGGACACAAACCCCTGCTCCCATAGAGCTTATATTCCATCAGACACATAGTTAGTTGGTCAGTTGCTTCTGTGCTGTATTTCTAGAGTGCTTCTTCAAATATCTTCTCAATTTTGGGGAACTGTGTCTACAAAGAAATGACTCGTTTTTTGATATTCCAGAACAGATCCATCtggattccattgtttcccaacaGAATATCCACCTAAAGAGGCATACACTTATTTTGGTGACAGAGCCAAAGCTTAAAAGTCTTTAAGTTTCTCCTGTGGAATTGACTTCAAAGCATGAAGCACAATCTTTTAAACATCCTTAATGCTGGTAAATATTTGTATGGGGAGGAGGAATGTGATGTTTTGGGGACAAAGGTTATCTACACAAAGATCTGATGACCATGGTAGATGATCAGACTGGGCAGGAATATTCTTTGTCTCCAGCTCTGGAAGAGCATTAATCTCAGAGTAAGGAAAAGTCAAAAATTGATGTTTCTTCCCTTCACACTGAGGCTGAAGGGAAAATCCTGGCTGTGTCAGGGTCACTTGCTCTGAAGTTACTTGAAGAATCTATGTTCTCAGACATTCAGGAGAGCCTCCTGGGGCCGTGGGAGACCCATGGTCCCTGCTTCTTTAGTCCTACTGATCCCACTTTAGTGACCCCACTCTAGGCCATGCCCCTGGGGCTGACGGCTGGAAGAGGTCCGTGAGCAGGAGTAGCTgtcctgggaagacccagggctGAGCTGGGAGGGAAGGAGCCAGTCCATGAGGGGGCATATGGGTGGAGGAAGAGCTGGGGCCTGTGTCTGAATTGTGTTTGACTATTTACTGAGTCCATGTTTGTGAGACTTACGCACCCAGGGATTAATGACATTCCATTGAGGGGATGAGTCAGGGTGAGCAGAGGGGGTGGGATTGAGATGGGGAGGGGCCAGAGAGGATTGCAAAAGCTGGCGTGTGtggccatctgtctgtccatGCTGCCTGTCACTTCCATGTAGCCACAGAGTGCTGGAAGAGAACTCTTGGGATCCTAGAGGGCCCTCAGTTCTCAAAGGGAAATTTATTCTGCAGAATTTCTCTAGCATTTAACTTAACAAATGCCATTCCATCCCTGTGCCCAGAACTGAGCTAGGTGCTGTGGGAGATGCTGTCTCTGTCCTTAGGCAACTTGACTCTCCTTGGGAAGATAAGAATGATACACATACGTACTGTTGAATGAAGATGGCCAATGGGTTTCATTTCATATACCAGTGTCAGCTAACTGGTAACTTCATGGAGTATTCCATCCAGTCTAAGACCCCATCAATTATAAGAGGCCATTTTATAtgcttttaagaaagaagaaaatatttacaattaaaTTACAAATGATTGCTTTCTTACAGCTTAGAGTTTTGTGTCCAATTTCTTATTAGAAGATTCTTTTTAGACTTACTTATACATAGtgttaagcttccctggtggctcagaggttaaagcttctgcctgcaatgcgggagacctgggtttgatccctgggtcgggaagatcccctggagaaggaaatggcatcccactccagtattcttgcctggagaatcccatggacagaggaacctgatgggctacagtccatggggtcacaaagagtcagacatgactgagagacttcacacATACATCGTGTTATTTCCTTTAACATATattgttctttcatttataaagTGGAAAGTATGGGAAATAAACTGGGTTTGGTTTTTCTAAGTTTCCTCATATTCAGGGTACTATTGGGCTGAAGCATCTTTGCTCGGAGCATTGATGTCTGTGTTTCCCACACAGTGTAGTTCTCTGTCATCAAGAGCATTGGTGAGGCAATATTTCTTTCAAGAGTACTCATGACTTTTATTTCAAATCTGTCTCCTATTGTGTAAATTGATGCACACACAGGTAATGCAACCACAGCACAACTACCACCTGGCAACATTGACTATAAGACAGATCACTACTTCCAAGAtatcaaatgtgaaaaaaatacatCTTAAGACTCAATGAATACGGATTCTAAGACTCAGTCGAAAAACACTCCCATGATTAACCACCCAGGTCTGTCCTAGGAATGGGGTTGGCACTGGTGCTACATTCTTATCACTAAGCAATAATTTCCTCCTGTAAATTTGCAAAACTGAATGGTTTCCAGTACAATAATTATTGTAGGGAATTCTCCATgagcaaatagattcaaggagtCTTTCTGCATAAAGTAGGTCAAAAGGATGAGATCTGGCCTGGACACGAGAAGACCATGTCCAGAAAGGAAAAGGCATGATTTAAAAGGTTCAAGAAGGTAAACAGGCATATCATGTGGCAAGGATAGTGGAGTAACCAGGCTAGGGTGGGGTTTCATAAAAGAGTCATGGGTTATGAAGGCATGAATTTTTGCCCTAAGTTCAAGTTAGCATATTTCACTTCTAGAAACTTAATCAAAGGTTCTCCtatttatataacttttatttttttttcttaccatagGTCCTGATGTTTTTAGTTCAAAGAACCTTGCCCTTCAAGCCCAGAAGAAAATTCTGAGCAAAATAGCCAGCAAAACTGTGGCCAACATGCTGATTGATGATACCAGCAGCGAGATCTTTGATGAGCTCTACAAAGTCACCAAAGAGCACATACATAACAAGAAGGAAGCCCACAAGATCATGAAAGACTTAATCAAGGTGGCAATCAAAATCGGGATCCTCTACCGGAACAACCAGTTCAGTCCAGAGGAAGTTGTTATAGTGGAGAAGTTTAGGAAGAAGCTGAACCAGACCGCCATGACCATCGTCAGCTTCTATGAGGTGGAATACACCTTCGATCGAAACGTGCTCTCCAAGCTCCTACACGAGTGCAAGGACCTGGTGCATGAACTGGTGCAGCGACACCTGACACCCAGGACCCACGGACGCATCAATCATGTCTTCAACCACTTTGCCGATGTGGAGTTCCTTTCCACCCTTTATAGCCTTGATGGAGACTGTAGGCCCAACCTCAAGAAGATCTGTGAGGGAATCAATAAACTGATAGATGAAAAAGTCCTCTGAATGCCTTCCCTCCTCCTGGACTTCGCTGCATTCATGTTACAGCACCCAGTGTGTTCCACATGAGAatcaggaaagaagaagaaaccCTTGTCAAAGATGCCTGTGTCTGTCTTGTTCATCCCTCTGATGTTGATGCTAGATTGAGCTCAGGTGTGTTTATCCTCTGAGCTATCTGCTGAGGTATGTACTTAAAATCTCCTCTGTTTGCAAGCCCAAAGGACATCTCACCTCTCCTGAGCAGAAAAACCACCCTGCTCACCAGGGTGAGCCCAGTTCACCTTGTGGAGTGGAAGGAGCCCTGGACCAGGGGTCAGAGTACATAGATTTGGTTCCCAACTCCATCAGTTATGACTTTGTTCTCTGGATCCTGGAACCATTGTGCCCACCTGCCTACCTCCCGGGTtgctgtgaggatcaaatgagactATGTTCATGCTTTTAATAACTCTAATATGAGGTCTTACTAGTTTCTCTTTGGCATGTTGTGGGAATCAACCTGGATCTAGACTATCAGACAGTGGAGAAAAGAACAATAGTTTCTAACAGGCTGGGTTTGCAATCTGTGTCGAGATGTGCTGTTTCAAACACACAATTTCATTCATAAAAATTAAtccaaaggtgtgaaaaactatAGCAGCAAAGtggaaaaatgtttttcaagtcTTAGATGTGCAGGTTTATGGTTCTGCAGAGGGGAAc
The Cervus canadensis isolate Bull #8, Minnesota chromosome 6, ASM1932006v1, whole genome shotgun sequence genome window above contains:
- the TNFAIP8L3 gene encoding tumor necrosis factor alpha-induced protein 8-like protein 3, with product MDSDSGEQSEGEPGTAAGPDVFSSKNLALQAQKKILSKIASKTVANMLIDDTSSEIFDELYKVTKEHIHNKKEAHKIMKDLIKVAIKIGILYRNNQFSPEEVVIVEKFRKKLNQTAMTIVSFYEVEYTFDRNVLSKLLHECKDLVHELVQRHLTPRTHGRINHVFNHFADVEFLSTLYSLDGDCRPNLKKICEGINKLIDEKVL